The Penaeus vannamei isolate JL-2024 unplaced genomic scaffold, ASM4276789v1 unanchor114, whole genome shotgun sequence genome window below encodes:
- the LOC113826079 gene encoding uncharacterized protein produces the protein MIWLPDFSKDSTVCERYKGRGLGGGKDHSGRVEPPGASAAEMKLFLILLLATVGVVMAQRDLGRYTAGRPISGGVYPGIQPFGGGGFQRSSFRRYGRSLQLPPKHALLKPAPRPHLAQLTSAEAL, from the exons ATGATTTGGCTTCCTGATTTTTCGAAGGATTCGACAGTTTGCGAAAGATATAAAGGTCGAGGCCTTGGCGGAGGGAAAGACCACTCGGGCCGTGTGGAACCTCCTGGAGCCAGTGCAGCAGAGATGAAGCTGTTCCTCATTCTGCTCCTCG CTACAGTGGGCGTGGTGATGGCGCAGCGTGACCTGGGGAGGTACACGGCAGGGCGGCCCATCAGCGGGGGCGTGTACCCGGGTATCCAGCCGTTCGGGGGAGGAGGCTTCCAGCGCTCTTCCTTCCGTCGCTACGGGCGTTCGCTGCAGCTCCCTCCCAAACACGCCCTCCTCAAGCCCGCCCCTCGACCGCACCTCGCGCAGCTTACGTCCGCAGAGGCACTATGA